Proteins from a genomic interval of Sphingobacterium lactis:
- a CDS encoding non-canonical purine NTP diphosphatase, translated as MELVFATNNEHKLKEVQEMVGDKFTLKSLSDIGCHDDIPETGDTFAINAKQKTDYLVERFQVNCFGDDSGLEIDALNGEPGVYSARYSGSRDMEKNIDLVLDKLKDKSDRNARFKTVISLYLNGEQYFFEGTVEGRIIDTRTGTEGFGYDPIFIPSGYDKTFAEMSLEEKNKISHRSKAVGALVAFLKEQ; from the coding sequence ATGGAATTGGTATTTGCAACAAATAACGAACACAAATTAAAGGAAGTCCAAGAGATGGTTGGTGATAAGTTCACCTTAAAATCGCTATCGGACATTGGCTGTCACGATGATATTCCCGAAACCGGCGATACCTTTGCGATCAATGCCAAGCAAAAAACAGACTATTTGGTGGAGCGATTCCAAGTAAATTGCTTTGGCGATGATTCGGGATTGGAAATCGACGCCCTGAACGGAGAACCAGGTGTTTATTCGGCACGCTATTCCGGCTCAAGGGATATGGAAAAGAACATTGATCTGGTCCTGGACAAGCTTAAAGATAAATCAGATCGGAACGCACGATTCAAAACGGTCATTTCGCTATACCTCAATGGCGAACAATATTTTTTTGAAGGTACCGTGGAAGGACGGATAATCGATACGCGTACGGGAACCGAAGGATTTGGATACGATCCTATCTTCATTCCGAGTGGCTACGACAAAACGTTTGCTGAAATGAGCTTGGAAGAAAAGAATAAAATCAGCCACCGGTCCAAAGCGGTTGGCGCATTGGTGGCATTTCTAAAGGAACAGTAA
- a CDS encoding deoxyhypusine synthase family protein has product MSTQRGPISQFIEKNYLHFNAASLVDAAKGYETHLAEGGKMLVSLAGAMSTAELGISLAEMIRQDKVAIISCTGANLEEDVMNLVAHSHYKRVPNYRDLTPQDEWELLENHYNRVTDTCIPEEEAFRRLQSHLEKAWKDAEAAGERYFPHEFLYKVVLSGDLEQYYEIDPKNSWILAAAEKNIPIIVPGWEDSTTGNIFASYVIKGELKAHTVKTGIEYMIYLTEWYRENSGGKGVGFFQIGGGIAGDFPICVVPMMYQDLEWHDVPFWSYFCQISDSTTSYGSYSGAVPNEKITWGKLDTQSPKFIVESDATIVAPLIFAWVLGQ; this is encoded by the coding sequence ATGAGTACACAAAGAGGACCTATTTCTCAATTTATTGAGAAAAACTATCTTCACTTCAATGCTGCATCCTTGGTTGATGCTGCGAAAGGATATGAGACCCACCTTGCTGAAGGTGGAAAAATGTTGGTTTCCCTAGCTGGTGCGATGAGTACCGCAGAATTGGGAATCTCTTTGGCGGAAATGATCCGTCAGGATAAAGTTGCGATCATCTCCTGTACAGGTGCGAACCTGGAAGAGGATGTGATGAACTTAGTTGCGCATTCACACTACAAGCGTGTACCTAACTACCGTGACCTTACGCCACAGGACGAATGGGAATTGTTGGAAAACCACTATAACCGTGTTACGGATACCTGTATCCCTGAGGAAGAAGCATTCCGCAGATTGCAATCGCACTTGGAAAAAGCGTGGAAAGATGCTGAAGCAGCTGGCGAGCGTTATTTCCCACACGAATTCCTATATAAAGTGGTTCTTTCTGGCGATTTGGAGCAATACTACGAGATCGATCCGAAGAACTCCTGGATTTTAGCGGCTGCGGAAAAAAATATTCCAATCATCGTACCGGGATGGGAAGACTCAACAACAGGAAATATCTTTGCTTCCTACGTGATCAAGGGTGAATTGAAAGCACATACCGTCAAAACCGGTATTGAATATATGATCTATCTTACAGAATGGTACCGTGAGAATTCCGGTGGCAAAGGTGTAGGATTTTTCCAAATTGGTGGTGGTATCGCTGGTGACTTCCCGATCTGTGTTGTGCCAATGATGTACCAGGATTTGGAATGGCATGATGTTCCTTTCTGGTCCTATTTCTGTCAGATCTCCGATTCGACAACGTCTTACGGATCTTATTCCGGAGCTGTTCCGAACGAGAAGATTACTTGGGGTAAATTGGATACCCAATCGCCTAAGTTCATTGTGGAGTCGGATGCAACCATCGTTGCACCTTTGATCTTCGCTTGGGTATTAGGTCAATAA
- a CDS encoding mandelate racemase/muconate lactonizing enzyme family protein, whose product MLIKSIEIYRLSIPMEPFVIATGVMEYAQNTFIKILTDTEWYGVGECSAFPMIVGETQETCLAVARDFAKIWVGKDPLDVEARLAELHLYIARNGTIKSAFDMALYDLAAKAAGQPLYQYLGGTPREIHTDITLGIASPEEMATKAKVLHDGGAVALKVKLGKKPQDDIARIKAIRQAVGFDIPIRIDANQGWSYAEAVEALQGLEPLKIQFCEQPMRTYNDHLLAQLRSETIVPIMADESVYDHHDADRICRTDGCDYINIKFSKSSGIAESLKIQAVAQEYGIPCMIGGMLESRLALAAKAHFAYAAPNVKFFDLDTCMVGHLEDPVIGGIQYDGYAIHITEGPGIAADIAPEFLEKCEKWVVS is encoded by the coding sequence ATGTTAATCAAGTCAATTGAAATCTATAGGCTCAGCATTCCGATGGAGCCGTTCGTGATTGCCACAGGGGTAATGGAGTACGCGCAGAACACATTTATCAAGATCCTTACGGACACGGAATGGTATGGCGTTGGGGAATGTTCGGCTTTTCCGATGATCGTCGGGGAGACCCAGGAGACCTGTTTGGCGGTCGCTCGGGATTTTGCGAAAATCTGGGTAGGGAAGGATCCGTTGGATGTGGAAGCGCGCTTGGCGGAACTGCACTTGTATATTGCCCGCAATGGCACCATCAAATCCGCCTTCGATATGGCGTTGTATGATCTTGCCGCCAAGGCTGCAGGTCAACCATTGTATCAATACTTGGGCGGTACGCCACGTGAAATCCATACGGACATCACCTTGGGCATCGCCAGTCCGGAGGAAATGGCGACCAAGGCGAAAGTATTGCACGATGGTGGAGCCGTTGCGCTGAAGGTGAAATTGGGGAAGAAGCCCCAGGATGATATTGCCAGAATAAAGGCCATTCGCCAGGCTGTCGGATTCGATATCCCGATCCGGATCGATGCCAATCAGGGATGGTCCTACGCCGAAGCCGTTGAAGCATTGCAGGGTTTGGAGCCTTTAAAGATCCAATTCTGTGAACAACCGATGCGCACCTATAACGACCATCTATTGGCACAATTACGTTCGGAAACCATCGTGCCCATTATGGCGGATGAATCCGTTTATGACCATCACGATGCCGACCGGATCTGTCGCACCGATGGATGCGATTACATCAATATTAAATTCTCGAAATCTTCGGGAATTGCAGAATCCCTGAAGATTCAGGCCGTTGCCCAGGAATACGGTATTCCTTGCATGATCGGGGGGATGCTGGAAAGCAGGCTGGCCTTGGCGGCCAAGGCGCACTTTGCCTATGCTGCTCCCAATGTAAAATTCTTCGATTTGGACACCTGCATGGTCGGCCACCTGGAAGATCCCGTAATCGGGGGTATCCAGTATGATGGCTATGCCATCCACATTACGGAAGGTCCCGGAATTGCCGCTGACATAGCGCCGGAATTCTTGGAGAAATGTGAAAAATGGGTAGTATCTTAA